One genomic segment of Synchiropus splendidus isolate RoL2022-P1 chromosome 16, RoL_Sspl_1.0, whole genome shotgun sequence includes these proteins:
- the sdsl gene encoding serine dehydratase-like, producing the protein MAEYFHINTPLLESVAMSKRLGTTVYMKMENSQPAGSFKIRGIGHLCKQLASKSKGVVCSSGGNAGMAAAYVARKMQMPATIVIPSATPQLVVKRLQDQGANVIMAGKVWDDANAEALRLADREGLTYVPPFDHPLLWEGHASMMSEVASSLGPSAKPGAVLLSVGGGGLLCGVVQGLKDVGWADVPIVAMETVGADCFNAAVNAGKVVTLDDITSEAKCLGAKTVCEKAFEYSQSGDVAIISEVVTDREALLAVQTFLDEERVLVELACGAALAAVYSGVVQRLQTEGRLPAILDSVLLVVCGGSSVDTEQLSLLKDKLQA; encoded by the exons ATGGCCGAGTATTTCCACATTAACACTCCACTGTTGGAGAGCGTCGCCATGTCCAAACGACTCGGAACCACCGTCTATATGAAGATGGAGAATTCGCAACCTGCTGGTTCCTTCAAGATCCGCGGCATCGGCCATCTTTGCAAGCAG CTCGCCTCCAAATCCAAAGGAGTGGTCTGCTCTTCCG GGGGAAATGCCGGGATGGCAGCTGCCTACGTAGCCAGGAAGATGCAGATGCCGGCCACCATCGTCATCCCTTCTGCAACTCCTCAGCTGGTGGTCAAGAGGCTTCAGGATCAGGGGGCAAATGTCATAATGGCTGGCAAG GTCTGGGACGATGCCAATGCAGAAGCTCTACGGCTGGCAGACCGTGAAGGGCTCACCTACGTCCCTCCCTTCGATCATCCCCTGCTCTG GGAGGGCCACGCCAGCATGATGTCGGAGGTGGCGTCAAGTCTTGGTCCCTCTGCAAAGCCTGGAGCGGTTCTGCTGTCcgtgggaggaggaggcctcCTCTGTGGGGTTGTGCAGGGCTTGAAGGATGTGGGCTGGGCCGATGTCCCTATCGTCGCCATGGAGACGGTCGGGGCGGACTGCTTTAATGCCGCGGTCAATGCGGGGAAGGTGGTCACCTTAGATGACATCACCAG CGAGGCCAAATGTCTTGGTGCAAAAACGGTGTGTGAGAAAGCCTTTGAATACAGTCAGAGCGGCGACGTCGCCATCATATCTGAGGTGGTGACGGATCGGGAGGCTCTGCTGGCTGTGCAAACATTCCTGG ACGAAGAGCGAGTGCTGGTGGAGCTTGCCTGCGGCGCTGCACTGGCCGCCGTCTACTCTGGAGTGGTTCAGAGACTTCAGACTGAAG GACGTCTGCCCGCCATCCTGGACTCGGTGCTGCTGGTGGTgtgtgggggcagcagtgtgGACACAGagcagctgtcactgctgaaagacaaactgcaggcatga